The following coding sequences lie in one Glycine soja cultivar W05 chromosome 16, ASM419377v2, whole genome shotgun sequence genomic window:
- the LOC114390427 gene encoding sucrose transport protein SUC8-like: protein MEEPQPGPSPLRKMILVSSMAAGIQFGWALQLSLLTPYVQTLGVPHAWASFIWLCGPISGLLVQPIVGYSSDRCQSRFGRRRPFILAGSLAVAIAVFLIGYAADIGHAAGDNLTQKTRPRAVAIFVIGFWILDVANNMLQGPCRAFLGDLAAGDEKKTKAANAFFSFFMAVGNILGYAAGSYDGLHRLFPFTETEACNVFCANLKSCFFFAIVLLVVLTTLVLITVKETPYTPKAEKETEDAEKTHFSCFCGELCLAFKGLKRPMWMLMLVTAVNWIAWFPYFLFDTDWMGREVYGGDVGQKAYDSGVHAGSLGLMLNAVVLAVMSLAIEPLGRVVGGIKWLWGIVNILLAICLGMTVLITKIAEHERLLNPALVGNPSLGIKVGSMVFFSVLGIPLAITFSVPFALASIYSSTSGAGQGLSLGVLNIAIVVPQMIVSTISGPWDALFGGGNLPAFVLGAVAAVVSAILAVLLLPTPKKADEVRASSLNMGSLH from the exons ATGGAGGAGCCACAACCAGGACCCAGCCCGTTACGCAAAATGATTTTGGTGTCGTCAATGGCGGCCGGTATCCAATTTGGGTGGGCCCTACAGCTCTCCCTTCTCACCCCATATGTTCAAACCCTAGGCGTCCCGCATGCTTGGGCCTCATTTATTTGGCTATGTGGCCCGATATCTGGGCTGCTGGTGCAGCCCATTGTGGGCTACAGCAGCGACCGATGCCAATCCCGTTTCGGTCGTCGCCGTCCCTTTATCCTAGCCGGGTCTTTGGCCGTCGCCATTGCTGTGTTCCTAATTGGTTACGCGGCCGATATAGGACACGCGGCAGGCGACAACCTGACCCAAAAGACTCGGCCACGTGCAGTGGCGATCTTCGTGATCGGGTTTTGGATCCTCGACGTGGCTAACAACATGCTCCAGGGTCCATGCCGTGCCTTTCTGGGCGACCTCGCTGCCGGGGATGAGAAAAAGACAAAGGCAGCCAAtgccttcttctctttcttcatGGCCGTCGGCAACATCCTGGGCTATGCTGCGGGATCCTACGACGGCCTCCACCGCCTCTTCCCCTTCACGGAAACCGAGGCATGCAACGTCTTCTGCGCAAACCTCAAGAGTTGCTTCTTCTTCGCTATCGTCCTCCTGGTGGTCCTCACCACCTTGGTGCTGATTACCGTGAAAGAAACTCCCTACACGCCAAAGGCAGAGAAGGAAACCGAAGATGCAGAGAAGACACACTTCTCGTGCTTCTGCGGAGAACTTTGTCTTGCATTCAAGGGGCTGAAGAGGCCAATGTGGATGTTGATGTTGGTGACCGCCGTGAACTGGATAGCGTGGTTCCCTTACTTCTTGTTCGACACCGATTGGATGGGTCGTGAGGTGTACGGTGGTGACGTGGGGCAGAAGGCGTACGATTCGGGAGTTCATGCAGGTTCTCTAGGGCTAATGTTGAATGCGGTGGTGTTGGCTGTGATGTCATTGGCAATTGAACCGTTGGGGCGTGTGGTTGGGGGAATCAAGTGGTTGTGGGGAATCGTTAACATCTTGTTGGCTATATGCTTGGGAATGACCGTTCTCATCACAAAGATCGCTGAGCATGAACGTCTTCTTAACCCTGCTTTGGTTGGGAACCCTTCCCTCGGTATCAAAGTTGGTTCCATGGTTTTCTTCTCTGTCCTTGGAATCCCTCTTGCG ATTACTTTCAGTGTCCCATTTGCTCTAGCATCTATATACTCCAGCACTTCCGGAGCAGGCCAAG gTCTATCTTTGGGTGTCCTTAATATTGCAATTGTCGTTCCACAG ATGATAGTATCAACCATAAGTGGACCTTGGGATGCCTTGTTCGGCGGTGGAAACTTGCCTGCATTCGTGTTGGGTGCGGTGGCCGCCGTCGTGAGTGCAATATTAGCAGTTCTTCTGCTGCCAACTCCAAAGAAAGCTGATGAGGTCAGGGCTTCTAGCCTCAACATGGGAAGTTTGCATTAG